The following nucleotide sequence is from Salvia miltiorrhiza cultivar Shanhuang (shh) chromosome 7, IMPLAD_Smil_shh, whole genome shotgun sequence.
gtaaaacaggagtatgtgtttgcatgcaaagtttcgctttgatctctgactgagatccttCTGATTGAGGATTcgataaaaatagcccataggtgtattcccccccccatacacctattcgagaccctctggacctaacagaTGGAGCAATTGAGGGAAATGGCGGTTGGATTGGAAAATTCAGGCTACAGATTCCTTTGGGCTGTGCGGAATCCGCCGTGGAAAGGTGCGGAGGAGCCGAATCTGGAGGCGCTGCTGCCGAAGGGGTTCATTGAGAAGTGGCGCTGCCCATGATTACTTGGGCGCTACTGGTAGAGATGGCGGAGGACGGATTCGTGACGGCAGCTAAGTTGGAGAAGATGAAACAGATtactttgtttaattaattaatcagacgttgtttaattaaaatcaccttttaatttaatttccgTCATTTTGCCCACGTGGCTTGCAAGCGTGGAGTAATTCCATGTCATTGtccggtcaaacttaagagcaGCCGAAattttcgccgtgtgcaatttgcgattgaattaaaaggtggtgtattctggggctattttTTAGGGTCATttgcaatatgcaaattcggtgaaaatttgtgtatttttcggctattaacccttttaatTTTCACTTTTCAATTTCTCATCTTCAATAAACAACAGTGAGTCGTCGATGCTCACACACCCACACACTTCATtgtcgtcgtccgtccgtcgCTTGCCTCCTCCCATTCGACCACCTTCCTCTTGTACGGGTACCAGTACAACACAGTTCAAGCGTCGCAGCACCAATCTTCATCCTCTGCCAACGCGTCGCCACCGCTCACCGCCGATCGTCTCCTCTTGTCACCGGCAGCTAACTTAGGTAACATTTGCATTAGCCATGACCCATTAGtcctaaaaaattaattattattaatttcatgaaaaattgtcaaattattcttaattattcGAAACTTTGATAATATCCTTTAATATGTTGAAATCAAGAGCTTGTATGGTTAATTGGTCATAGTTGGCGTAAAAGGAAGGATTAGAAAACCATTGCTAAAGCACATGAATGGCTTAAGGTTTTTGGTTCAGCTCTCATTTTGGTGTTTGCTTATgttatatttagaaaaatacTTGAATACTCGCAGCGGATACCCGTTGcaggtattcgggtacccgcataTGCAACAGGGGACGGGTGAGGGTATTTTTTTGGGGAGATTTTGCAGGCagggtacccgacccgccctGAATTTACAGCCTTATTCCTAGTTAATAGTATTTCCTCCCACGCATGATTTGAACATAGGTGTGTATAAAAATCGAAACGATCGATCAAATCGAttgaaaattaactaaattGATCGGTTTTTAGTCGATTGTGAAATGGTAGTCGGCCGATTcgatttattttttagaaattttttatttttgcggTCTGTTCGCTAATTTTTAACACACTGCAAGTGCACGGATGCAATTGTGTatagtagcaagcaaggtcgtattccacagagactgattataattaattactatcctaaattatttttctctatctgaaaaataaataaagatttgTTTGGTTTAacctaaagaaaataaatcaagctgacATAGATAAacaaatggaaataaaatatcaCAAGTCAAATGTTTCAACAAACTCAGATAATCCATATATCAATTCAATAAACCAAGATAGATTTTCCTAATATAATCTCAATACTAGTAGAAGTCCTTAGGATTAATGTCCTCACACTTATCTCGATCTCTTTCGCTAATATTGACAAGTATTAACGTTAAATATAGCACTACTGCACTACTATTCTTAATTACCCTtatcaacaaataaaataactaaagaATATATaccatatatataaaaatagtttGACTCTTTACAATAAAAGTTCaaaaaaacttaaaagaaaaagattttTGGACACCAGGTGTCTTAGACACcttcataaaaaaatagttttttttaatgtttaatttGACCGATTTTTTGATATTTAGTGATTTTgtctaaaatattatttttaaaaatatattcaaccgattttgttattattttttttttaatattttttttttcaagttcactaattttttatataaaaatatataaaaattgaaaatactaACAAAATcggttgaatatatttttgaaaatgatattttagacaaatcactaaataacaaaaaatcagTCAAATTAAACAATCATTCAAAAGCTGATTTTTTATGAAGGTGTCTAAGACACTTGGTGTCCAAAAGAACAAAATTTCCCACCACAAATGGAGAAGACCTAATTTCATCAAGTAACATGCCTCCAACATACTGGAAAAATTATACTAATTGACATAACCTGAAAACTTTTAGTGTTAAGATCTACGGACTACACGCACCTCCCAAGTTTGTTGCAGCCAATTTTAAACATATGGGCTTGAGGTGTGGGCAGTCTGTATACTCTTCCCATAATTTTGCTTCACATAATAATTTCAACCTATCTAAGCCAAAGCGGTCAGCAGCAGCCAATAGACGTAGCATCATGATCGCAGGCGTTGAATCAACGATATTTTCAGTGAAATCAGGAAGTTGGtcaaagtaaataaaatgaAGCAAAGCCTTGAAAATGGATGGTTCAACGTCTTCCACTTCCACCTTGTCACTATTAGGATTTCCCAAGAATTGAGCTCTAAATACTGGACAACGGGCAGCCAATACTTTCTTATGGGCCTTGAATGACTCTTTTCCAACTTTGAAAACTACATCACAATCCAACAAATGCTTCAGACTCTCACCCATATCTGATGCTCCCTCAACGCGAGTTCGAACGACTCCCACAGTGCAATGCATGGAAAGACAATCATCCTTGAGGAAATCATAAGCTTCTAAGGCAGCCCTTCTGAAAAACCGCTTATAACCCCACATGCTTCctctgtacttgagcgtacaaGGCCCGCTCTCGAAATGACTATGCACCTTATGCTTCCCCTTCCCACTCTGATCCAAAAGAGCAACCTCGAACACCGCCCTCACATCGGTGCCCTCGCTCACTAACGCCATGAAAACCGACA
It contains:
- the LOC130996204 gene encoding BTB/POZ and MATH domain-containing protein 3-like; amino-acid sequence: MMVNAGEAYIVIDSSSTSINETVNGTHHFTICGYSLAKGMGPGKYVSSDTFSIGGYDWAIYFYPDGKNPDDSSAYVSVFMALVSEGTDVRAVFEVALLDQSGKGKHKVHSHFESGPCTLKYRGSMWGYKRFFRRAALEAYDFLKDDCLSMHCTVGVVRTRVEGASDMGESLKHLLDCDVVFKVGKESFKAHKKVLAARCPVFRAQFLGNPNSDKVEVEDVEPSIFKALLHFIYFDQLPDFTENIVDSTPAIMMLRLLAAADRFGLDRLKLLCEAKLWEEYTDCPHLKPICLKLAATNLGGACSP